One stretch of Psilocybe cubensis strain MGC-MH-2018 chromosome 6, whole genome shotgun sequence DNA includes these proteins:
- a CDS encoding GTP-binding protein rhoA produces MSEIKGTLSSLVMVLAESHIPRGSSSESLAASSEVYVPTVFENYVADVEVDGKHVELALWDTAGQEDYDRLRPLSYPDSHVILICFAVDSPDSLDNVQEKWISEVMHFCAGLPIILVGCKKDLRRDPRVIEELRKTSQRPVTPEEGMAVAQKIGAKHYLECSAKSGEGVREVFQYATRAALLSRGKGKKSHHCIVL; encoded by the exons ATGTCGGAAATCAAAGGAACCTTGTCATCGTTGGTGATGGTGCTTGCGGAAAG TCATATTCCCAGAG GCAGCTCCAGCGAATCCCTGGCGGCTTCGTCCGAG GTCTATGTGCCCACCGTGTTCGAGAACTACGTTGCCGATGTCGAGGTCGATGGCAAGCACGTGGAGCTTGCTCTATGGGATACGGCCGGCCAGGAAGACTACGATCGTCTACGCCCTCTCAGTTATCCTGATTCGcatgtcatcctcatctgctTCGCTGTCGACTCCCCCGATTCGCTTGATAACGTCCAGGAGAAG TGGATTTCCGAAGTTATGCATTTCTGTGCCGGCCTGCCTATCATTCTTGTCGGCTGCAAAAAGGATCTCAGACGTGACCCCCGTGTGATTGAGGAGCTTAGGAAGACGAGCCAGCGACCCGTAACCCCCGAAgag GGTATGGCAGTCGCCCAGAAGATTGGGGCAAAGCACTACCTCGAGTGCTCCGCCAAGTCGGGTGAGGGCGTCCGCGAAGTCTTCCAGTACGCCACCCGCGCCGCACTGCTCAGCAGaggaaagggcaagaagaGCCACCATTGCATCGTGTTGTAG